The window AGGATTGGGCATAATGCTTCATTCAAACCACAGAGCTCTAAAGTCaaaaaagggcagtccggtgcactaaagctaccgctatgcgcggtgtccggggaagggcccatCACAAGAATGTATCGTACGTAATCTTACCTTACATTGTTGTTTCCAAAGCTTGAACGTCACATGGaggcaactttaccagttacttcaaGGCTAGAAATCTAAAGTCAGATGTCACAAATTCAATGAAAATGTCATCTATGTCAAGGGAAAAAATGATATCAACATATAGCAAGAAAAGTACCATCAATAATCCATTTCAAAGATAGCAACTTTGAGGCAAATGCCCCAAACAAATCAATATAGTAGTTGGTGCAAAAAACACCTGCCACATAAATATTTCAACCCCCCTCCCACAAAAACATCCTAATACCTCAACTAAGTTCCTAAAGGATAACAACTTATCTAAATCCAACCTTAGTACTATTCCTTATTAGTCACAGAGACACCAAGTTTTCCAGCAACAATAACAGTAGTAGCCATATCAATAAACATGCCATGCTCAACAACACCAGCAAGCCTCAAAATAGCATCACTTGCATCTTTCAAatcacccatatctttcttgaaataCAAATCAATAATGTAATTACCATTATCAGTAACATAAGGCTCCTCACTATCTCCACCTTTTCTCAACTTTCCAACACATCCAGCTTCAATAAACAACATCTCAAGCCTCTTAAGTGTAAACTCCCAACAAAAGGGAACAATCTCAACAGGCATAGCAAGTCCACTACCACCTAAATGATTCACCAATTTTGActcatcaacaataacaatgaACTTTTTAGTAGCTGCCTCAACCATTTTCTCCCTCAACAATGAACCTCCTCTACCTTTAACCAAATTCATTTGTGGATCAACTTCATCAGCACCATCAATTGCTAAATCAACAATTGGATGTGCATTCAAATCTGATAAAGGAATACCAAGTGAAACAGCTTGTTCATGTGTAATCTTGGAAGTTGGTATTCCTACAATGTTCTTCAACTTTCCACTATGTAAAAGTTCAGCTATTTTGTCTACAGCATGTTTTGCTGTGGAACCTGTACCTAGACCAACAACCATACCAGACTCAACAAACTCCACAGCTTTGTAAGCTGCTACTTTTTTCAGCTCATCCTGAGACAAAATTACAGGAGGTGGAGATGATTGTGTTGCTGTTGAAGATACCACCAATGACGGGTCAACTTTCTTTGGTCCAAAAAAGTGAGGATATGCAATTGCCATTGCTAAAGATTGAGGAAATCAAGATAAAGATTGAATCTTCAACACAAAATTGTCAAAGGGGTTGCTAAAAATAACCAAAACAAGATAATGATTGAATTTTCAGCACAAAATTGATAAAGGGGTTGCTAAAAACAACACGGGGATAGATTTTTAATCACAAAGTTATTAATGGGGTTGCTTAAAACAACACAAAGATTGAATTTTTAGCACAAAATTATTAATGGGGTTGCTTAAAACAACACAGAGATTGAATTTTTATCACAAAATTATTAATGGGGCCGCtaa of the Capsicum annuum cultivar UCD-10X-F1 chromosome 11, UCD10Xv1.1, whole genome shotgun sequence genome contains:
- the LOC107848158 gene encoding probable ribose-5-phosphate isomerase 2, which encodes MAIAYPHFFGPKKVDPSLVVSSTATQSSPPPVILSQDELKKVAAYKAVEFVESGMVVGLGTGSTAKHAVDKIAELLHSGKLKNIVGIPTSKITHEQAVSLGIPLSDLNAHPIVDLAIDGADEVDPQMNLVKGRGGSLLREKMVEAATKKFIVIVDESKLVNHLGGSGLAMPVEIVPFCWEFTLKRLEMLFIEAGCVGKLRKGGDSEEPYVTDNGNYIIDLYFKKDMGDLKDASDAILRLAGVVEHGMFIDMATTVIVAGKLGVSVTNKE